The bacterium DNA segment AAAGCGTCTGTTAAAATAATAGCGGATTGGCCATTACAGGATGTAAAGTCCACCGTAACTATTCAGGTGGATAGACTGAAGGCTGGAGGTGGAAGGCTTTTAGGGACAGATGTGGTGAGTAGATGATGGGACTTCAGTCTTTAGGGGTAAGGATAGGGTAACCATATAGGGGACCACTGTTGCCGCACTTGAATCACGTGCAGGCAGTTCATCAAAGAGACCTCCCACAGGGGTGGGCGTGTTTACATGCCCTTTGCGCTGGCTGGCAAGTACCCGAACGCTGCTGCCGAATGGGGGTGACAGTTTATCTTTCCCCAGGAAAATCGCTGGGTCTTATCCTTCGATATATTGTTCGTGAGACGTTATATTTATCAATCGGAGCAACGTATGGAAACTGTCAAAATCTCGCCAAAATTCCAAGTCGTAATCCCAAAGGGGATCCGGGAGAAGCTTCAGCTGGTTTCAGGACAGAAAGTGCAGGCGATTGTCTATGAGGGTCGAATCGAGCTGATTCCATTGCAGCCAGTTCAGGAAATGCGCGGATTCCTCGCCGGGATCGACACAACCATCGAACGTGAGGCCGACCGCGTATGAATGTCGTGGATTCCTCAGCATGGCTCGAATACTTCGCAAATGGGCCCAACGCGCCCTTTTTCGCAGAGGCGATCGAAAACCCAGGTCGTTTGGTAGTGCCGACTCTAAGTCTCTATGAAGTCTTCAAAAGGGTGCTCCAACAAACCAGCGAGAGCAAGGCCTTACAAGTTGTTGCCACGATGCAGCAGGGGAAGGTCGTCGATCTAACTTCAACACTCGCGCTTAGCGCAGCTAAGATAAGTGTGGAACACCATCTGCCAATGGCCGATAGCGTGATTCTCGCGACCGCCCGAGCTTATGATGCCACGCTCTGGACCCAGGACGAAGATTTCGAGGGATTGTACGGCGTACGATACCAAAAGAAGAGATCGTAATATACAGATGGGCTAACAAGCGGATCGAAATGATGTCCCGGTTTTAGTCGGATACCTGATTTTGGAACAATTGGATTTTGTAGCGGATACTTCCACTCAAAAACTTATTCCTAACCCCGCTCATAATGGTGAATATGCCATAGACTTATATTAACTATTCAGCCACAAAGACACGAAGACACAATGATAGAATAGCACACGGATGACACAGATTTTGGCGGATTCTCACGGATTTTTTCTAATAAATTTTTATCCGTGTCAATCCGTCTCATCCGTGTAATCCGTGTGCTATTATTGGTAATCTTTGTGCCTTAAGGGCTGAATAGTTACTATATCAGAAGGAGGCTATAATGATGGATGAGGAAAGATTTTTCTTCTGGTCGCCGGAGGAGAGGGATTTAAGGAAGGCCCTGAAAGATCTGCGGGATGATTATGGTTGTGCCGCTCTTAAGTTTGA contains these protein-coding regions:
- a CDS encoding AbrB/MazE/SpoVT family DNA-binding domain-containing protein, with the translated sequence METVKISPKFQVVIPKGIREKLQLVSGQKVQAIVYEGRIELIPLQPVQEMRGFLAGIDTTIEREADRV
- a CDS encoding type II toxin-antitoxin system VapC family toxin, coding for MNVVDSSAWLEYFANGPNAPFFAEAIENPGRLVVPTLSLYEVFKRVLQQTSESKALQVVATMQQGKVVDLTSTLALSAAKISVEHHLPMADSVILATARAYDATLWTQDEDFEGLYGVRYQKKRS